Below is a window of Syntrophomonas wolfei subsp. wolfei str. Goettingen G311 DNA.
GGGCGGCTGAGGGCCGCCTTTTTCTTTTATTTAAGTATGACTCCACTATAAAAAGTTATTAATATTCATTGGCTTGTATAAATATACCGCTCAGCTCCCTTAATAGCGACCGCAGGGAGCATCAGTAGTGCCCGATAGGGTGCTCCCTTAATAGCGACCGCAGGGTATGTAGGGAACGACCCCGTGTCGTTCCGAATCAGGCGCAACAACCCTAATAGCGACCGCAGGGAGCATCAGTAGTGCCTGACAGGGTAAAGGACCACGACCGATAACCCCTTACCCCTTACTCCTCACTTATCAAAGTGTGATAGCAATTCTTATGGACGGTGGGTGTCTGACAGATGGCGGAAAGGACAAAAATCACATTAAAAAGCCCTGACAGGCCGCCTATGGAGTTTTGGACCCTGGCAGGTAAAAACCTCTGGGATAGCATAATGACGAGCGGAATGGTCTCCCCAGGGGCCTGTGGCGGCAAAGGGAATTGCGGGCAGTGCAAGGTTAAGCTGGAAGGAGAGATTGATGAAATCAGCGATAGCGAACGGCAGTATCTCCTTCCGGAAGAATTAAGAACCGGCACCCGCTTGGCTTGTTTTTGCCGGGTTAAAGGGCCCTTAACGGTTTATCTGGATCCTCTGGCTCTGGCTATACAGGATCAAGCCTGGCTAAAGAGCGATTCTCCCCCGGTAGCTTTTTCCGCTCCGGTGAAGAATCGCCAGGTACTGATTCCAGGAATGGAGAAGGATTCTCCGGTTCCTCTCCTTACGCGCCTGGCGCGGGCCCTGCCCGGCTTAAAGTTGGAATTGACCGTTGACAATTTAAACCAGCTGGCACAAATCGACCGTATTGGGCGACCGGCCTTGGAACTACAAGCCCTGGTATTTAAGGAGCAGGCAGTAAAATATATCGGGCGTAAAAGAGAAAAAGCCTGTGGCCTGGCCCTGGATATAGGCAGCACCAGCCTTTTTGCCGTCATGTTAAATCTGGAGGACGGGCAGCATTTGGCCATTTCCACCAAACCCAACATGCAGAGGGTATACGGCGCTGACATACTATCCCGTGTGCTTCACTGTCTGGAAAATCCGGATGGTTTGGAGCGATTGCAACAGATATTGCTGAATAACCTCTCCAGTATGATTGAGGAAATGCTGGAAGAGACCGGAACTTCACCGGAGCATATATACTACCTGGTATTGGTGGGCAACCCGGTCATGTTGCACTTTTTTCTCGGGTTAAATCCGGCAGGATTTGCCCAGGCACCATATGCCGGTATTTTTTGTGACGAATTCACTTATCCGGCAGCCGGTCTGGGGCTTCCGGTAAACCCGGAGGCGGAAATCCTGCTCCTTCCTCAAGTGGGGGGCTTTGTGGGCGCAGATACCGTGGCTGCTGTCTTAAGCCTGCCCGACTGGCGGAGCAGTCGTTTTTTGCTGGTCGATATCGGTACCAACGGTGAAGTTGTAGTGGGAAACCGGGGTAAACTATGGGCGGCTTCAGCTGCTGCCGGTCCTGCCTTTGAAGGTGGTGGAATAAGCAGTGGAATGATTGCTGGAGATGGCGCCATCGACAAGATATGCCTTAACCCAGAAGGGGGCCTGGAATACAATCTTATTGGCGATAGCCCGGCCCGGGGGCTATGTGGTTCAGCTATTATTGATATAATAGCCAGCCTGCGCCAGGGAGCTTACATAGATAGTAACGGAATAATCACTGAGCTGGCTGGGGAGAAACTGAGAGTGCGCCAGGGGGAAAGGGGAGCAGAAATAATCCTGGTAGAAGAAAACGAATCCTTCCGAGGAGCTCCGGTAGTTTTCAACCAGGAGGATATAAGGCAGGTGCAGCTGGCCAAGGCAGCCTTAAGGACAGCTATTGATGTATTGATGAAAGAGGCGGGATTAGAGTATAAGAAGCTGGAAAAGGTTTACCTGGCCGGGGCTTTTGGCAATTACCTGAATCCCCATAATGCGATTGATATAGGCATGATTCCCCCGATAAAAACGGAGACAATAAGGAATATTGGTAATGCCGCCGCTGCCGGGGCTATTGCGGCATTATTATCCCCGGATAAACAGCGGGAAGCCCGCGAAATAAAGGAACAAGTGCATTATGTTGAACTCGCCCTATACCCCGATTTCCAGTCCCTCTATCTCAATAATTTGAATTTTGACCCTGCTGCCAAATAGCCTTTTGATAGCAGCATATTAATATTTATAACGAGGTGAAATATGTCCCCCGCTAAGCGGTCGGGTTCCTATTTACAAAACAGGCGGTGGGTTCTTAATCCCCCGCCTCGTTGCAGCTGCGTGCTGAGACTACTTAAGCAGTTTCTTTCGATGCTTAAGAGGAATTTCAATAATTTCTCAGAATTATTAAAGAATTAGAGAAAAATAAGGGGGTAG
It encodes the following:
- a CDS encoding ASKHA domain-containing protein, which encodes MAERTKITLKSPDRPPMEFWTLAGKNLWDSIMTSGMVSPGACGGKGNCGQCKVKLEGEIDEISDSERQYLLPEELRTGTRLACFCRVKGPLTVYLDPLALAIQDQAWLKSDSPPVAFSAPVKNRQVLIPGMEKDSPVPLLTRLARALPGLKLELTVDNLNQLAQIDRIGRPALELQALVFKEQAVKYIGRKREKACGLALDIGSTSLFAVMLNLEDGQHLAISTKPNMQRVYGADILSRVLHCLENPDGLERLQQILLNNLSSMIEEMLEETGTSPEHIYYLVLVGNPVMLHFFLGLNPAGFAQAPYAGIFCDEFTYPAAGLGLPVNPEAEILLLPQVGGFVGADTVAAVLSLPDWRSSRFLLVDIGTNGEVVVGNRGKLWAASAAAGPAFEGGGISSGMIAGDGAIDKICLNPEGGLEYNLIGDSPARGLCGSAIIDIIASLRQGAYIDSNGIITELAGEKLRVRQGERGAEIILVEENESFRGAPVVFNQEDIRQVQLAKAALRTAIDVLMKEAGLEYKKLEKVYLAGAFGNYLNPHNAIDIGMIPPIKTETIRNIGNAAAAGAIAALLSPDKQREAREIKEQVHYVELALYPDFQSLYLNNLNFDPAAK